Proteins from a genomic interval of Trichocoleus desertorum ATA4-8-CV12:
- a CDS encoding cytochrome c codes for MKNSLYISFTVRKLLDNQTIKPEILVQKISLIALSILLTILLVILGVHQWQVSDPYVKSVLSLRGDPILGHAIFQMNCAGCHGLEADGRVGPSLRNISQRKSKLKLIHQVISGRTPPMPQFQPSPQEMTDLLSYLETL; via the coding sequence ATGAAAAATTCTTTGTATATCTCCTTCACAGTTAGAAAACTTTTGGATAACCAGACGATTAAGCCCGAAATTTTAGTTCAGAAGATCAGCTTAATTGCGCTATCAATTTTGCTGACGATTTTGTTGGTGATTCTGGGTGTCCACCAATGGCAAGTTTCTGATCCTTATGTCAAGAGTGTGTTGTCTCTAAGAGGAGACCCAATTCTAGGCCATGCCATCTTTCAAATGAATTGTGCTGGATGTCATGGGCTAGAAGCGGATGGTCGTGTGGGTCCGAGTTTGCGTAATATTTCTCAGCGAAAGTCGAAGCTGAAGCTGATTCATCAGGTGATTAGTGGCAGAACGCCCCCAATGCCACAATTCCAGCCGAGTCCGCAAGAAATGACAGATTTGCTGAGCTATCTAGAAACGCTTTAA
- a CDS encoding ABC transporter ATP-binding protein/permease — translation MKTRSHYWQLLPYLKPHWRTIARAFACTLVFTAFWPALVWLAGKLLSLTAKGDIRELAQVAGVVAVGFLVQKTAQYGQDSLMAKAALAIAYDLRRRVYSHLQTLNLSYFETAQTGDLTYRLTEDIDRIGEVVNKIFHDFIPCVLQLVVVLGYMIYLNWQLTLATFLVAPLMGVLISWFGQKMLLFSRTSQNRVSDLSSLLTEVFSGIRLVRAFAAEDYEIDRFSREAERNRQAKYLAAWLRAVQFPVVGFLYALSVLLLLLLGGWQISQGNLTGAEFGSYVAGVGLLIDPIAHITDNYNEFKQGEASVDRIYELFAIQPAVTEKVNARPTPAVTGKVECRNIGFSYQPDQPVLQHLSLLALPGEAIALVGASGAGKTTLVNLLPRFYDPQVGQVLIDGVDIRDVTLRSLRQQIGIVPQETILFSGTIAQNIAFGRANFDLDAVEAAAKVANAHQFITQLPEGYQTWVGERGVNLSGGQRQRIAIARAVLLDPRILILDEATSALDSESEALVQEALERLMQGRTVFIIAHRLATVRRADRILVLEKGRVVESGTHAELLAQGDRYARFYAQQFQIG, via the coding sequence TTGAAGACACGATCGCACTATTGGCAGCTACTGCCGTATCTCAAACCTCATTGGCGCACGATCGCTCGAGCTTTTGCTTGCACCCTGGTATTTACCGCTTTTTGGCCTGCTTTAGTCTGGCTAGCAGGGAAGCTGCTGAGTCTCACTGCTAAAGGAGATATAAGGGAGCTGGCTCAAGTCGCAGGCGTAGTTGCCGTCGGGTTTCTGGTGCAGAAAACGGCTCAGTATGGGCAAGATTCGCTGATGGCTAAGGCAGCGTTAGCGATCGCCTATGACCTGCGGCGGCGAGTCTATAGCCATCTGCAAACCCTCAACCTCAGCTATTTTGAAACTGCTCAGACCGGAGACTTAACCTACCGCCTGACCGAAGATATCGATCGCATTGGCGAAGTTGTGAACAAAATCTTTCATGACTTTATCCCTTGCGTGTTGCAACTCGTAGTCGTGTTGGGCTACATGATTTATCTCAACTGGCAATTGACCCTCGCCACCTTTCTCGTTGCCCCGCTGATGGGGGTTCTGATTAGCTGGTTCGGTCAAAAAATGCTGCTTTTCTCTCGCACCAGCCAAAACCGCGTCTCTGATTTGTCCTCCCTGCTCACCGAAGTCTTCAGTGGTATTCGTTTAGTGCGAGCCTTTGCTGCCGAAGACTATGAAATCGATCGCTTTAGTCGCGAAGCAGAGCGCAACCGCCAAGCCAAATATTTAGCGGCTTGGTTACGAGCGGTACAGTTTCCCGTGGTGGGTTTTCTCTATGCGTTGAGCGTGCTGTTGCTGCTGCTGTTGGGCGGTTGGCAGATCTCCCAAGGCAACCTAACTGGAGCTGAGTTTGGTAGTTATGTGGCGGGTGTAGGTTTACTAATTGATCCGATCGCCCACATTACTGATAACTACAACGAGTTCAAGCAAGGAGAAGCCTCGGTTGATCGGATCTATGAATTGTTTGCCATTCAACCTGCGGTGACTGAAAAAGTTAATGCTCGACCCACGCCTGCGGTAACTGGCAAAGTGGAATGCCGCAACATTGGTTTTAGCTACCAACCCGATCAGCCTGTGCTGCAACACCTCAGCCTTCTAGCTTTGCCTGGAGAAGCGATCGCCCTAGTCGGTGCTTCTGGAGCGGGAAAAACTACTCTTGTGAACCTTTTACCTCGGTTTTACGATCCTCAGGTAGGGCAAGTGCTGATTGATGGCGTAGATATCCGCGATGTCACTTTGCGCAGTTTACGGCAGCAGATTGGGATTGTCCCCCAAGAAACGATCTTGTTTTCTGGGACGATCGCCCAAAACATTGCCTTTGGTCGCGCTAACTTCGACCTGGATGCTGTGGAAGCTGCTGCCAAAGTTGCCAATGCTCATCAGTTTATTACCCAGCTTCCGGAAGGTTATCAAACTTGGGTCGGAGAACGTGGCGTTAATTTATCAGGAGGGCAGCGCCAACGAATTGCGATCGCTCGTGCCGTGCTCCTAGACCCCCGCATTCTCATCCTCGATGAAGCCACCTCAGCTCTAGACTCCGAATCTGAAGCCTTGGTACAAGAAGCGCTAGAACGGCTGATGCAAGGCCGTACAGTCTTTATCATTGCCCATCGTCTTGCCACAGTTCGGCGGGCCGATCGCATTTTGGTGCTAGAAAAAGGCCGTGTGGTGGAGTCCGGGACTCATGCGGAACTTTTAGCCCAAGGCGATCGCTATGCTCGCTTCTATGCTCAACAATTTCAAATCGGCTAG
- a CDS encoding DedA family protein, with amino-acid sequence MAEWITNTMNSLGYVGIGLLMFLENLFPPIPSELIMPLAGFTVFQGKMQFFYAVLAGVVGTVLGALPWYYAGKLLGEERLKALADRYGKWLSISSKDIDRADDWFDRYNAKAVFFCRLVPGVRTLISLPAGISGMPMVPFLIYSTLGTTLWVSLLTYAGYALGQNYHLVDQYIGPLSKVVLCILIAAFIIWVVKKNWKRA; translated from the coding sequence ATGGCTGAGTGGATTACTAACACCATGAACTCCCTAGGCTACGTGGGTATTGGTCTATTGATGTTTTTGGAAAATCTCTTTCCACCCATTCCATCCGAGCTGATCATGCCTCTGGCAGGCTTCACAGTTTTTCAGGGCAAAATGCAGTTTTTCTATGCCGTCTTAGCAGGGGTTGTGGGCACAGTATTAGGAGCCTTGCCTTGGTACTATGCAGGCAAGTTACTGGGGGAAGAACGGTTGAAGGCTTTAGCCGATCGCTATGGCAAATGGCTGTCTATTTCTAGCAAAGACATTGACCGAGCCGATGACTGGTTCGATCGCTACAATGCCAAAGCTGTCTTTTTCTGCCGTCTTGTCCCTGGTGTCCGGACGTTGATTTCTCTCCCTGCGGGTATTAGCGGTATGCCAATGGTACCGTTCCTGATCTACTCCACCCTAGGCACCACTTTATGGGTGAGCCTGTTGACTTACGCAGGTTATGCACTTGGCCAAAACTATCATTTGGTGGATCAATATATCGGCCCGCTCTCTAAAGTCGTCCTCTGCATTCTGATTGCAGCCTTTATTATTTGGGTGGTCAAAAAGAACTGGAAACGCGCCTAA
- the ahcY gene encoding adenosylhomocysteinase, translating to MTATPIRLKHEVKDLSLAPQGRQRIEWAGREMPVLRQIRDRFAQEKPFEGLRLVACCHVTTETAHLAIALKAGGADAILIASNPLSTQDDVAASLVADHGISVYAQKGEDNDTYHRHVQIALDHRPNIIIDDGSDVVATLIQQRQHQIADLIGTTEETTTGIVRLQAMLRDGVLTFPAMNVNDADTKHFFDNRYGTGQSTLDGIIRATNILLAGKTLVVAGYGWCGKGTAMRARGLGSNVVVTEIDPIKAIEAVMDGFRVMPMSEAAAIGDIFVTVTGNKHVIRAEHFEAMKDGAIVCNSGHFDIEIDLKSLGAKATEVKDVRNFTQEYRLQNGKSVVVLGEGRLVNLAAAEGHPSAVMDMSFANQALACEHLVKNKGNLAPGIHSIPTEVDREIARLKLQAMGVQIDTLTSEQIEYINSWTAGT from the coding sequence ATGACCGCGACTCCCATCCGGCTGAAGCACGAAGTCAAAGATTTATCACTTGCACCCCAAGGCAGACAGCGGATCGAATGGGCTGGGCGCGAAATGCCTGTTCTACGTCAGATCCGCGATCGCTTTGCTCAAGAAAAGCCTTTTGAAGGGCTGCGTCTCGTTGCCTGCTGCCACGTTACCACGGAAACTGCTCACTTGGCGATCGCGCTCAAGGCGGGTGGAGCCGATGCTATCCTCATTGCCAGCAATCCTCTGTCTACTCAAGATGACGTGGCCGCCAGCTTAGTCGCTGACCACGGTATCTCTGTATATGCTCAAAAAGGCGAAGACAACGACACCTACCACCGTCACGTCCAAATTGCGCTCGATCATCGCCCCAACATCATCATCGACGACGGTAGCGATGTGGTTGCGACCTTGATTCAACAGCGCCAGCATCAAATCGCTGACCTGATTGGTACCACCGAAGAAACCACCACTGGGATTGTGCGTTTGCAGGCCATGCTCAGAGATGGCGTGCTCACTTTCCCTGCCATGAACGTCAACGACGCCGACACCAAGCACTTCTTCGATAACCGCTACGGCACAGGCCAATCCACCTTGGATGGCATCATCCGCGCCACCAACATTCTGCTAGCTGGTAAAACCCTAGTCGTAGCAGGTTACGGCTGGTGTGGTAAGGGTACAGCAATGCGGGCTCGCGGACTAGGCTCCAACGTCGTCGTCACCGAAATTGATCCCATCAAGGCGATCGAAGCAGTCATGGATGGCTTCCGGGTCATGCCCATGTCTGAAGCTGCCGCGATCGGCGATATCTTTGTTACCGTTACAGGCAACAAGCATGTCATCCGGGCTGAGCACTTTGAAGCCATGAAAGATGGTGCGATCGTTTGTAACTCTGGTCACTTCGACATCGAAATTGATCTCAAATCCTTGGGTGCTAAAGCGACCGAAGTGAAGGATGTTCGTAACTTTACCCAAGAGTATCGCTTGCAAAACGGCAAATCGGTTGTAGTACTAGGAGAAGGCCGCTTGGTCAACCTGGCCGCAGCAGAAGGCCATCCCAGCGCTGTAATGGATATGAGCTTTGCCAACCAAGCTCTCGCTTGCGAACACTTAGTCAAGAACAAGGGGAATTTGGCTCCTGGCATTCACTCTATCCCCACCGAAGTCGATCGCGAAATTGCGCGTTTGAAACTGCAAGCAATGGGTGTGCAAATTGATACGCTAACCTCTGAGCAGATTGAGTACATTAACTCTTGGACTGCTGGAACCTAA
- a CDS encoding sodium:proton antiporter — protein sequence MAVEAVTEGVAIEQNLKQFLLVLSVSLSVATLPRIISWFRQIPYTLLLVIVGLGLAFIDIRLVNLSPELILSIFLPPLLFEAAWNIKWSNLKQDLIPISLFAVLGVVISIAGVAWGLIYLGGVSLTTALLVGASLSATDPVSVIALFRELGAGKRLTTLMEGESLFNDGMAVVAFGFLVGLPLGTSNWDISDLLASLIGVVGIGIGVGCLIGFGLSYLTQRFDLPLVEQSLTLVSAYGTYLITEDLGGSGVIGVVTAGIILGNLGSRIGMSPRTRLVVTEFWDFLAFFVNSIVFLLIGDQIHFSVLGANLGTIAITIGAMLLSRAIAIYALGALSNGVAKSLISLPDQTVLWWGGLRGSVSIALALSVPTMLGEREEVIATVFGAVLFTLLVQGLTVKPLLERLGLLSDQPIQQKYVETIARWVAINRVKKHLTQSDRPEIDPEFYRYQTALVKGQLSDLQSEIDQLHNEYPDLRDFSHELLWEELTAIEADTYAEFVRAGRLNSKLAPLLAENLTQVEEKPL from the coding sequence ATGGCTGTAGAAGCAGTAACAGAGGGAGTAGCCATTGAGCAAAATCTCAAGCAGTTCCTCCTGGTGCTCTCTGTTTCCTTAAGTGTGGCCACCCTACCCCGGATCATTAGCTGGTTTCGCCAAATTCCCTACACACTACTGTTGGTGATTGTGGGGCTAGGGCTGGCGTTTATTGATATTCGCTTAGTGAATCTCTCGCCAGAGCTGATTCTGTCTATCTTTTTACCACCGCTGTTATTCGAGGCAGCTTGGAATATCAAGTGGTCTAATCTCAAGCAAGACTTGATCCCGATTAGCTTATTTGCAGTGCTAGGGGTGGTCATTTCGATCGCCGGGGTCGCTTGGGGGTTGATCTACTTAGGAGGGGTCTCCTTGACCACAGCCCTGCTAGTCGGGGCTAGCTTATCCGCCACCGATCCGGTGTCTGTGATTGCTTTATTTCGAGAGTTAGGCGCAGGTAAACGGTTGACCACCTTGATGGAAGGCGAAAGTCTATTTAACGATGGTATGGCTGTGGTTGCCTTTGGGTTTCTGGTGGGCCTGCCCCTCGGCACTAGCAACTGGGATATCTCAGATCTGCTCGCTAGTTTAATTGGGGTGGTTGGGATCGGGATTGGCGTGGGCTGTCTGATTGGCTTTGGCCTTTCCTATCTGACCCAGCGGTTTGATTTACCCTTGGTGGAGCAATCTCTGACCCTCGTTTCAGCCTACGGTACCTACTTAATTACCGAAGATTTGGGTGGCTCTGGTGTGATCGGTGTGGTCACGGCTGGCATTATTTTGGGCAACCTTGGTTCTCGCATTGGCATGAGTCCTCGAACTCGGTTGGTAGTCACTGAGTTTTGGGACTTCTTGGCCTTTTTCGTCAACTCGATTGTCTTTTTATTGATTGGTGATCAAATTCATTTTTCGGTGCTGGGCGCTAACTTAGGCACGATCGCCATCACCATTGGAGCCATGCTGCTCTCCCGCGCGATCGCTATCTATGCTTTAGGTGCCCTGAGTAATGGGGTCGCTAAATCTCTCATTTCCTTACCGGATCAGACGGTGTTGTGGTGGGGCGGGTTGCGGGGGTCAGTCTCTATTGCCTTAGCCTTGAGTGTGCCCACGATGCTGGGAGAGCGAGAAGAAGTGATTGCTACTGTTTTTGGGGCGGTTCTATTCACTCTCTTAGTTCAAGGACTCACGGTCAAACCTTTGCTAGAGCGGCTAGGGCTCCTCAGCGATCAACCCATCCAGCAAAAATATGTAGAGACGATCGCTCGTTGGGTGGCGATCAATCGAGTCAAAAAACACTTGACGCAAAGCGATCGCCCCGAAATTGACCCCGAATTTTATCGCTACCAAACTGCATTGGTCAAAGGTCAGCTCAGCGATTTGCAGAGTGAGATTGACCAACTCCACAATGAGTATCCTGACCTACGCGATTTTAGCCATGAGCTTCTATGGGAAGAACTCACGGCGATCGAAGCTGACACCTATGCAGAATTTGTGCGAGCAGGTCGCCTGAATAGCAAACTAGCTCCTCTGCTGGCAGAAAACTTAACTCAGGTTGAAGAGAAACCCCTGTAG
- a CDS encoding transposase yields the protein MLKATKVRIYPTDGQVIQLSKDFGATRWLWNQSLSLMSATYKETGKGVSAYDMKKRIPELKKEFEWLKETYSQCLQQSILNLSQAFINFFEGRAKYPTFKSKFDRQSLQYPANVKLHGDDAIKFPGNLGTVKAKIHRILPTGKIKTVTVSKTPEGHYFASLLIDDGTAKPEISSDGKAVGIDLGLIDFAVTSDGSKFYNPRHLKKHAKNLKRKQQKLSRKTKGSKTRIKARRLVAKVHGKIARVREDFLHKLSRKLVNENQVVVVENLAVKNMVKNHTLAKAISDAGWGKFCTMLKYKAEFDGKTYLEVDRFFPSSHLCSNTLLQIPKMDLSVRFFDCPHCQQRHERDVNAAINIRNEGLRLLALGISATANRGSVNPKGSGRKKSMNSEVAPVEVGSPRSIV from the coding sequence GTGCTAAAAGCAACCAAGGTACGAATTTATCCGACTGATGGGCAGGTCATTCAGTTGTCCAAAGATTTTGGCGCAACTCGATGGCTCTGGAATCAGTCGCTTTCCTTAATGTCCGCGACCTACAAGGAAACGGGTAAAGGCGTATCTGCTTACGACATGAAGAAGCGGATACCAGAGCTAAAGAAGGAGTTCGAATGGCTCAAGGAGACTTACTCACAGTGCCTCCAGCAGTCGATCCTGAATCTGTCTCAAGCGTTTATCAACTTCTTTGAAGGGCGGGCAAAATACCCCACATTCAAAAGCAAGTTTGATAGACAGTCGCTTCAATATCCTGCCAACGTAAAACTTCACGGCGATGATGCGATTAAGTTCCCTGGAAATCTAGGCACCGTAAAAGCTAAAATCCATCGCATTTTACCTACAGGCAAGATTAAGACCGTTACGGTATCTAAGACCCCTGAAGGACACTACTTCGCCTCTTTGTTGATCGATGACGGTACGGCTAAGCCTGAAATCAGCAGCGACGGTAAAGCTGTTGGGATTGACTTGGGATTGATTGATTTTGCCGTTACTTCCGATGGCTCAAAGTTCTACAATCCCAGGCACCTCAAGAAACATGCCAAGAACTTAAAGCGCAAGCAGCAAAAGCTATCCAGAAAAACCAAGGGCAGCAAGACTCGCATAAAAGCGCGTCGCCTGGTCGCTAAAGTTCACGGCAAAATTGCCAGAGTCAGAGAAGATTTTCTCCACAAACTATCTCGCAAGCTAGTCAACGAAAACCAAGTTGTAGTGGTGGAAAATCTGGCAGTCAAGAACATGGTAAAAAATCATACTCTTGCCAAAGCCATCAGCGATGCGGGCTGGGGTAAGTTTTGCACCATGCTCAAGTACAAAGCCGAGTTTGACGGCAAAACCTATCTTGAAGTAGACAGATTTTTCCCGTCGTCTCATTTGTGTTCAAACACGCTGCTACAAATCCCCAAAATGGATCTCTCTGTCCGCTTCTTTGATTGCCCGCACTGCCAGCAACGGCATGAGCGGGATGTAAATGCGGCAATCAATATCAGAAATGAAGGCTTGCGATTACTGGCGTTGGGAATCAGCGCTACTGCCAATCGAGGGAGTGTAAATCCGAAGGGTTCTGGACGTAAAAAATCCATGAATTCGGAGGTAGCTCCCGTTGAAGTTGGAAGCCCGCGCTCTATCGTTTAG
- a CDS encoding helix-turn-helix transcriptional regulator: MQENVVELIRELMKTQQMSIRKISARIAKEHGGSALGYTQQINRILNDSDYDPNFSTVQKVLAALNCSFWQLTTAQRNFDFKAIEGRLDRFDTEITDLKLAVDQLRGSVEELVQELRPIQPEVKRPSASIRSSS; the protein is encoded by the coding sequence ATGCAAGAAAATGTGGTGGAATTAATCCGAGAGCTGATGAAAACTCAGCAGATGAGCATTCGCAAAATCTCGGCACGAATCGCTAAAGAGCATGGAGGCAGCGCTTTGGGCTATACTCAGCAAATTAATCGAATCCTGAATGATTCGGACTACGATCCCAACTTTTCTACCGTTCAAAAAGTGCTTGCTGCTCTCAATTGTTCTTTCTGGCAATTGACAACCGCTCAGAGAAATTTTGACTTCAAAGCGATAGAAGGACGCTTAGATCGCTTTGATACGGAAATTACAGACCTAAAGTTGGCAGTTGACCAACTTCGTGGATCAGTTGAAGAATTGGTGCAAGAATTACGGCCTATTCAGCCAGAAGTAAAGCGACCATCAGCTTCTATTCGTTCGTCTAGTTAA
- the panB gene encoding 3-methyl-2-oxobutanoate hydroxymethyltransferase — MTVKIQQLSQWKQQGRPIVVLTAWDYAFAQILDQAGADVLLVGDSLAMVALGYDTTLPITLEEMLHHAKAVRRGVKQALIVVDLPFLSYQESWQQAIHSAGRVLKETGAQAVKLEGGYPAIADTVAHLVQVGIPVMGHVGLTPQSVHQLGYRQQGKSVEAKERILAEAIALEQAGAFAIVLEHIPTELAQQITQKLTVPTIGIGAGPHCDGQVLVTADLLGLSSWQPPFAKTYANLRESITQAVQTFATEVQSREFPPNQPKP; from the coding sequence ATGACAGTCAAAATCCAGCAATTGAGCCAATGGAAACAGCAAGGTCGTCCCATCGTCGTACTTACCGCTTGGGATTACGCCTTCGCTCAAATTCTGGATCAAGCGGGGGCCGATGTACTCTTAGTCGGAGATTCCCTAGCAATGGTGGCGCTAGGCTACGACACCACCCTGCCCATCACTTTAGAAGAAATGCTGCACCATGCCAAAGCAGTCCGTCGTGGGGTGAAGCAAGCGCTGATCGTGGTGGATTTGCCCTTCTTGAGCTATCAGGAGAGTTGGCAACAGGCCATTCACTCAGCAGGGCGAGTCCTCAAAGAAACAGGTGCCCAAGCCGTGAAACTAGAAGGTGGCTACCCCGCGATCGCTGATACCGTTGCTCATTTAGTCCAAGTTGGCATCCCAGTCATGGGGCATGTCGGTCTTACCCCCCAGTCAGTGCATCAACTGGGCTATCGTCAACAAGGCAAATCCGTAGAAGCGAAGGAGCGGATTTTGGCAGAAGCGATCGCCCTTGAGCAAGCAGGAGCCTTCGCGATCGTCTTAGAACATATCCCTACTGAATTAGCCCAGCAAATCACGCAAAAACTCACCGTTCCGACTATTGGCATTGGTGCTGGTCCTCATTGCGACGGTCAGGTGTTGGTCACAGCGGATTTGCTAGGGCTTTCCAGTTGGCAACCCCCCTTCGCCAAAACCTACGCCAACTTACGAGAGAGCATTACCCAAGCGGTACAAACCTTTGCTACCGAAGTGCAATCTCGTGAATTTCCTCCCAACCAGCCCAAACCCTAA
- a CDS encoding tetratricopeptide repeat protein: MSSRKLAVYKPTLLAVSTLWLASLALAAPVTQAAEAKQTTTASRQHPAIANRLIANRLIAQTSSANSQELSRLLQEGRKLVDTGNFSGALAAYQQAASLDSKNAKIFSGIGYLQARQGNFPAAAAAYRQAVALDEKNADFQYALGYSLASSGDNSGAAAAYQRATQLDGKNTEAYLGLGIVLARQGNNNDAIAAYQKVIGINPNSAKAYEALGSLFLEQKRYREATSTLQRAAQLAPNRASTQINLGVAFLNQGDTRGGITALERAAQMEPRNADIHLQIGKILQNQDDRTGALQAYQRAVAIKPSLTDAHTAIGDLYLEEQNFLRAIVAYREALEAAPDDARTVYNLAVALRGRDRLDEAKDTFQKARDLFKRQGDKAGEEKAESALKSFKD, encoded by the coding sequence ATGTCGTCTAGGAAATTGGCCGTGTATAAACCAACTCTATTAGCAGTGAGTACGCTGTGGTTAGCCAGCTTGGCCTTAGCTGCACCCGTCACTCAAGCCGCTGAAGCAAAGCAGACAACGACAGCAAGCCGCCAGCACCCAGCGATCGCCAACCGTCTGATCGCCAACCGTCTGATCGCTCAAACCAGCAGTGCCAACAGTCAAGAACTCAGCCGTCTCCTCCAGGAAGGTCGCAAACTCGTTGACACTGGGAATTTTTCTGGGGCATTAGCGGCCTACCAACAAGCCGCCAGCTTAGACAGTAAGAATGCCAAGATTTTCTCCGGGATTGGCTACTTGCAGGCTCGCCAAGGCAATTTTCCTGCTGCTGCCGCCGCCTACCGTCAAGCCGTAGCCCTAGACGAGAAAAACGCCGACTTTCAGTATGCCCTTGGCTACAGCTTAGCCAGCTCAGGCGACAACTCAGGCGCGGCAGCTGCTTATCAGCGAGCCACTCAGCTAGATGGCAAAAACACAGAAGCTTATTTAGGGCTTGGGATTGTCTTGGCGCGGCAAGGCAACAACAACGACGCGATCGCCGCTTATCAAAAGGTGATTGGCATTAATCCCAACAGTGCCAAAGCCTACGAAGCCCTCGGCTCCTTATTTTTGGAGCAAAAGCGCTATCGAGAAGCGACCTCTACCTTACAACGTGCTGCTCAACTCGCCCCCAACCGGGCCAGCACACAAATTAACCTAGGTGTTGCGTTCCTCAATCAAGGCGATACCCGTGGCGGTATTACTGCCCTAGAACGTGCTGCCCAGATGGAACCCCGCAACGCTGATATCCATCTGCAAATCGGCAAAATTTTGCAAAACCAAGACGATCGCACTGGAGCCTTACAAGCCTACCAACGAGCAGTGGCCATTAAACCCAGTTTGACCGACGCGCACACCGCCATTGGCGACCTTTACCTAGAAGAGCAAAACTTCCTGCGAGCGATCGTTGCCTATCGCGAAGCTCTAGAAGCTGCTCCCGATGATGCTAGAACCGTCTATAACCTAGCCGTTGCTCTTAGAGGCCGCGATCGCCTAGACGAAGCCAAAGACACCTTCCAAAAAGCCCGCGACTTATTCAAACGCCAAGGTGACAAAGCAGGCGAAGAAAAGGCCGAATCCGCCCTAAAAAGCTTCAAAGACTAA
- a CDS encoding heavy metal-binding domain-containing protein → MILSTTDVIQGATVEAYLGIVTAEVVYGSNALRDFFAGIRDIIGGRTASYERVFEQGQRDALAELEKRAERLGANAVIGIEIDTGTISLDQSGVLLLITATGTAIRLR, encoded by the coding sequence ATGATTTTATCAACAACTGATGTCATTCAAGGGGCAACTGTCGAAGCGTACTTGGGTATCGTGACCGCTGAAGTGGTCTATGGCAGTAATGCGCTGCGAGATTTTTTTGCGGGAATTCGAGACATTATTGGCGGGCGAACAGCTAGCTATGAGCGGGTCTTTGAGCAAGGCCAACGAGACGCACTGGCAGAGCTAGAAAAGCGGGCCGAGCGTTTAGGAGCCAATGCTGTGATTGGCATCGAGATTGATACAGGCACGATCAGCCTCGACCAGTCTGGAGTTTTGTTGTTGATTACAGCGACCGGAACGGCAATTCGGCTGCGCTAG
- a CDS encoding thylakoid membrane photosystem I accumulation factor encodes MTSASKCLTASELTSQVESPKQRRSWRQQVLAAVLGLVIAIAGFWSVGASPAWAGIDDDRFDGNIFALYAGNGALVPPRTTLADSIQRHKPALLVFFVDDSKDCKQFSPVVSQLQGFYGKVVDFIPINVDALPVKSSYSPTEPGYYYAGIVPQTVVINQEGKVALNAKGKVPFEAVDDVFREVFNLLPRSESVPLRRRMFNEFNSELTEQAAPKK; translated from the coding sequence ATGACAAGTGCGAGTAAATGTTTAACGGCAAGTGAGCTGACCTCACAGGTAGAATCGCCCAAGCAGCGTCGGTCATGGCGACAGCAAGTGTTGGCTGCGGTGCTGGGGTTGGTGATTGCGATCGCGGGGTTCTGGTCGGTGGGAGCTTCACCCGCTTGGGCAGGCATCGACGACGATCGCTTTGATGGCAATATCTTTGCGCTCTATGCAGGCAATGGGGCACTGGTCCCACCGAGAACCACTTTGGCAGATTCCATTCAGCGTCATAAGCCTGCGTTACTGGTGTTTTTTGTGGATGACAGCAAGGATTGCAAGCAGTTTTCCCCAGTGGTCTCGCAGCTCCAGGGTTTTTATGGCAAGGTCGTGGACTTTATCCCCATCAACGTGGATGCCCTACCAGTTAAGTCTAGCTATAGCCCTACTGAACCAGGTTACTACTACGCTGGCATTGTGCCTCAGACAGTAGTGATCAACCAAGAGGGTAAAGTGGCGCTGAATGCGAAGGGTAAGGTTCCCTTTGAAGCAGTGGATGATGTTTTCCGAGAAGTCTTTAACCTGCTGCCCCGCTCTGAGTCTGTACCGCTAAGACGGCGCATGTTTAATGAGTTCAACTCTGAGTTGACTGAACAAGCAGCTCCGAAGAAGTAA